One genomic segment of Luteibaculum oceani includes these proteins:
- a CDS encoding Rne/Rng family ribonuclease, with protein MTYDLVIDSGHGEVEIALLKDQVLTELHSEKGSEKFSVGDLYLGRVKKVVPSLNAAFVEVGYEKDAFLHYLDLGPMYRTFNSFTQKAQKGKLNTHLLENFPEENEIEKEGKITDVISSGDNILVQVAKEPISNKGPRLSCEITLAGRYIVLVPFSNKISISQKIRDSQERDRLRRLMQSIRPDNFGVIIRTVAQKKKVAELDADLRDLVARWKKTFENLRNAKAPMRVLGEINKTSAILRDLLNADFNSIQVNDDALYDQIKSYIKKKAPEKESIVKHYKGSLPIFEQFGVHKQIKAAFGKKIMLKSGAYLIIEHTEAMHVIDVNSGNRSSSENQEQNALETNMESAEEIARVIRLRDMGGIICVDFIDMMESAHQKKLFDKLIECMKPDKAKHHILPPSKFGVVEITRQRVRPEIEINTSESCPTCNGTGEIQPSVLFAEDIETTLAYLMQEYKPSKIRLRVHPYIEAYLKRNLFKFQRKWFSMYKLWIKIIPDTTLPFLVYKFENAKGEVLD; from the coding sequence GTGACTTACGATTTAGTAATCGATTCCGGTCATGGTGAAGTAGAAATTGCGTTATTAAAGGATCAAGTGCTTACCGAGCTTCACAGCGAAAAAGGCAGTGAGAAGTTCTCGGTGGGTGATTTGTATTTGGGTAGAGTTAAAAAAGTGGTACCTAGTTTAAATGCCGCTTTTGTTGAGGTAGGTTACGAAAAAGATGCCTTCCTGCATTATCTCGATCTCGGCCCAATGTATCGTACCTTTAATAGCTTTACGCAAAAGGCACAAAAGGGAAAATTAAACACCCATCTACTCGAGAATTTTCCGGAGGAGAATGAAATTGAAAAAGAGGGAAAAATTACTGATGTAATTTCTTCTGGAGATAACATCCTTGTGCAAGTTGCTAAGGAGCCCATCTCAAACAAAGGACCTAGGCTAAGTTGTGAAATAACACTTGCCGGTAGATATATTGTTCTGGTTCCTTTCTCCAACAAAATCTCTATTTCTCAAAAAATAAGAGATTCCCAGGAGCGAGATAGATTAAGAAGGTTGATGCAAAGTATCCGTCCGGATAATTTTGGTGTCATCATAAGAACCGTGGCGCAAAAGAAAAAGGTGGCCGAACTGGATGCCGATTTGCGCGATTTGGTGGCGAGATGGAAAAAAACTTTCGAAAATCTGAGGAATGCCAAAGCCCCAATGAGGGTGCTCGGCGAGATCAATAAAACATCTGCTATTCTGAGAGATTTATTGAATGCCGATTTTAATAGCATTCAAGTAAATGATGATGCGCTTTACGATCAAATTAAATCTTACATTAAGAAAAAGGCTCCTGAAAAGGAGAGTATCGTAAAACACTATAAAGGAAGTCTGCCAATTTTTGAGCAATTCGGAGTTCATAAGCAGATTAAAGCTGCTTTTGGGAAAAAAATCATGCTTAAAAGTGGTGCCTATTTGATTATAGAGCATACCGAGGCCATGCACGTGATTGATGTGAACAGTGGAAACCGTTCATCATCGGAAAATCAAGAGCAAAACGCCTTGGAAACTAACATGGAATCCGCCGAAGAAATAGCTAGGGTTATTCGCCTTAGAGATATGGGTGGAATTATTTGTGTAGACTTTATCGATATGATGGAAAGTGCACATCAAAAGAAGCTTTTTGATAAGCTTATTGAGTGCATGAAACCCGATAAGGCTAAGCATCATATTCTACCTCCAAGTAAATTCGGAGTTGTGGAAATTACCCGTCAAAGGGTAAGGCCAGAAATTGAGATTAACACCTCAGAGTCTTGCCCAACATGTAACGGAACGGGTGAAATACAACCTTCTGTTTTGTTTGCAGAAGATATTGAAACAACCCTTGCGTACCTTATGCAAGAGTATAAACCAAGTAAAATTCGACTTAGGGTTCATCCTTATATCGAGGCTTATTTGAAAAGGAATTTATTTAAGTTTCAAAGAAAATGGTTCTCCATGTATAAGCTTTGGATTAAAATTATTCCAGACACTACATTGCCATTTTTGGTTTATAAATTCGAAAATGCAAAAGGCGAGGTACTAGACTAA
- a CDS encoding tetratricopeptide repeat protein, with the protein MNNSILKIGALIFCVAIGLAIYFLPATPKTNQQVNSLDEKVSKAVALVQFGNQPMAGIKLLQEVVAEDPKHLEANYQLGLFSVQSQQWEKGVNRFNTVKEVGGFDKYEDAYYYHALCYASIDSLERAKSILTEGLEVAQDSTLRETLNQFRNTIINL; encoded by the coding sequence TTGAATAACTCCATCCTTAAAATAGGTGCATTAATTTTTTGCGTTGCTATTGGTTTAGCTATTTACTTTTTGCCTGCTACTCCAAAGACCAACCAGCAAGTTAATTCACTTGATGAAAAGGTAAGTAAAGCTGTTGCTTTGGTTCAGTTTGGGAATCAACCTATGGCTGGAATTAAATTGCTTCAAGAGGTTGTGGCGGAGGATCCTAAACACTTGGAAGCGAATTATCAGTTGGGTTTATTTTCGGTGCAATCGCAGCAATGGGAAAAAGGAGTAAACAGATTTAACACGGTTAAAGAAGTAGGTGGATTTGATAAATACGAAGATGCCTATTACTACCACGCCTTGTGTTACGCAAGTATAGATAGCCTAGAGAGGGCTAAATCGATTTTGACTGAGGGTCTTGAGGTGGCTCAAGATTCTACTTTAAGAGAAACTTTAAACCAGTTTAGAAATACAATTATTAATCTTTAA
- a CDS encoding HU family DNA-binding protein — MTKADLVNEISDQTGIEKIAVQTAIEAFMNSVKGSLEEGKNVYLRGFGSFVVKKRAQKTGRNIAKNTAIIIPEHHVPSFKPAKTFVDSVKNKVKS; from the coding sequence ATGACAAAAGCGGATTTGGTGAACGAGATTTCTGACCAAACCGGTATCGAGAAAATAGCTGTACAAACGGCAATTGAGGCTTTCATGAATTCTGTAAAGGGTTCACTAGAGGAGGGTAAGAACGTATACCTTAGAGGTTTCGGTTCTTTCGTGGTAAAAAAGAGAGCACAAAAAACGGGTAGAAATATTGCTAAGAATACGGCAATTATTATCCCTGAGCATCATGTGCCTTCATTTAAACCGGCAAAAACTTTTGTCGATTCTGTAAAGAATAAAGTTAAGTCTTGA
- the mutY gene encoding A/G-specific adenine glycosylase, translated as MKSHSNLNFSSTLCSWYLKNKRDLPWRSSKNPYNVWLSEIILQQTRVEQGMPYYFRFIELFPTVYDLAKAPEETVLRAWQGLGYYSRARNLRKCAQMVVEKFHGEFPGNYQSLLSLPGIGPYTAAAIASICFGQQKAVVDGNVIRVITRLFAIDEDATTGTTQKIIQERADSLLENETPGNHNQAMMELGSLICKPKNPDCPNCPVSDYCESKLDGKAESRPLKLKKTKVKDRVINYFAYIDSNDMLLVKKRTNKKDIWFGMYDFPEEAVDKTNVVAEPHLLEGKEMVQFQLKDHKLSHQTIKTNLWLIACKEVPLSNDYSRVSLKDFLELPKPKLISDCLALINDQMHK; from the coding sequence ATGAAAAGTCATTCGAACCTAAATTTTTCATCGACCCTATGCAGTTGGTACCTAAAAAACAAGCGCGATTTACCCTGGCGATCTTCCAAGAATCCCTATAACGTTTGGTTATCTGAAATTATTCTTCAACAAACCAGAGTAGAACAAGGAATGCCATATTATTTCAGGTTTATAGAGCTTTTCCCAACTGTTTACGACCTAGCCAAAGCACCAGAAGAAACTGTTTTGCGAGCCTGGCAAGGCTTGGGTTATTACTCTCGAGCCAGAAACCTTAGAAAATGTGCCCAAATGGTGGTAGAAAAATTCCATGGAGAGTTCCCAGGTAACTACCAATCCTTGCTATCGTTACCGGGAATTGGTCCATACACTGCAGCAGCCATAGCATCTATATGCTTTGGGCAGCAAAAAGCTGTAGTTGATGGAAATGTTATTAGGGTAATAACCCGACTTTTTGCCATCGACGAGGATGCGACCACCGGAACTACCCAAAAAATAATTCAAGAAAGGGCCGATTCACTGCTCGAGAACGAAACACCAGGAAACCATAATCAAGCAATGATGGAGCTCGGGTCCCTGATCTGTAAACCGAAAAATCCAGATTGCCCCAATTGCCCTGTTAGCGATTATTGTGAGAGTAAGTTGGATGGAAAAGCCGAATCTCGCCCCCTAAAATTGAAAAAAACTAAGGTAAAAGACCGCGTTATAAATTACTTCGCCTATATAGATTCAAATGATATGTTGTTGGTTAAAAAAAGAACCAATAAAAAAGACATCTGGTTCGGGATGTACGACTTCCCAGAAGAAGCCGTTGACAAAACCAATGTAGTGGCCGAACCCCATTTACTTGAAGGAAAAGAAATGGTCCAATTTCAACTTAAGGATCACAAACTTTCCCACCAAACAATTAAGACAAATTTGTGGTTGATAGCATGTAAGGAAGTACCTTTGTCGAACGATTATTCGAGGGTGTCATTAAAGGATTTTTTAGAGCTACCCAAACCGAAATTAATCAGTGATTGTTTAGCCCTTATAAACGATCAAATGCATAAATAG
- a CDS encoding single-stranded DNA-binding protein, whose product MAGVNKVILIGNLGKDPEVRTLSNGSKLAKFSLATNESYKTKDGNWNDRTEWHNITMWRNLAERAEKNLTKGTQIYVEGKLRNNSYQDQEGQTRYITEVEVEYFTILGNRNQDGNQSPKPSNESAPVAEAVEVTEVSEDDDLPF is encoded by the coding sequence ATGGCAGGAGTAAACAAAGTAATTTTAATTGGAAACTTGGGAAAAGACCCCGAGGTAAGAACCCTTTCCAATGGGTCTAAACTCGCTAAGTTTTCCCTAGCAACCAATGAGAGTTACAAAACCAAAGATGGTAATTGGAATGACCGCACCGAGTGGCACAATATTACCATGTGGAGAAACTTAGCTGAAAGGGCTGAGAAAAATTTAACCAAGGGTACCCAAATCTATGTCGAGGGGAAGCTACGTAACAATAGCTACCAAGATCAAGAGGGGCAAACCCGCTATATTACCGAGGTTGAAGTTGAGTATTTTACTATTTTAGGCAACCGAAACCAGGACGGAAATCAATCACCGAAACCAAGTAATGAAAGTGCCCCTGTTGCAGAGGCTGTTGAGGTTACTGAAG